In Gasterosteus aculeatus chromosome 15, fGasAcu3.hap1.1, whole genome shotgun sequence, a single genomic region encodes these proteins:
- the ccdc177 gene encoding coiled-coil domain-containing protein 177, protein MVDPSDAEEQNKCRGPQLDAPAAASEDPRLPEQADGATAEDDGDAGFETPPSGSSEPSPRHAACPAEPDGASQGPPSPERPHTPTDREPSPKLHLDLFNFDSPAAEGSRYVLTSPHSLEACARCGVKPVELLPRPLADFAREAPGRSMRVAAGLFEVYERDRHAKLRQCREERERIVREEKRRILQATVNTGGAASAPAVEQQLSTSSGSSQPAKSGPVTSSSAPDRASRATAPAPTLKATSAFSSKAPSTSPKSQSSKAAAATSTPSSKGGFHGSAKPPPEQAKSPRPLSSGPPPPVGKSGKSSNTFPRSTPKTPSFPRANSTLTPSVKRPAGQSSGAPLNGVTGPAFSEHNGHPGPPARAPGKSHSLESLQRRMEPVCSSTSNTTTTTCTSSESGASSSYSWDGARDHWAKASSPRARTMATFNSLMGRSLSLGDLSHSLQTTQKVERIVREVKRRGLKAVSERDRKIASLMLARYQEEDIMSQTRYVAHLQWDSERRMDELRREQEDREKQRAVLQCQRVWQTQVSLRQRRLSQQERLSAAARMRQAEESEGRWRELAEQQERGRLLRFQQTAREEKHKKALQEQNLRALEEERAAMLEQERLLLKEKLTMAELKRQEKEHQGQEDRRGLNKAEKRRHAALIQEIARREQEEREEARRAAEEKLSRSLENYEQIVERRGLELKEKAKREGKQIQKARKAAEKREKQQQQQMEARAKEAEKRAQQAALVAEEKAKEKSQRAVHTRQEKEKLQRLNRQRVEEEERQRRLELLQSIERKLEKSEQIFKEKRAVLESARSVARASFHVRDKVREETNMRTFDKMALEAQLKASLDEK, encoded by the coding sequence ATGGTCGACCCCTCGGACGCTGAGGAGCAGAACAAGTGCAGAGGCCCACAGCTCGACGCGCCGGCCGCGGCCAGTGAAGACCCCCGGCTGCCGGAACAGGCCGACGGCGCGACCGCAGAGGATGACGGGGACGCCGGTTTCGAGACGCCACCCTCCGGCAGCTCGGAGCCCAGCCCCCGCCACGCCGCATGCCCGGCCGAGCCGGACGGCGCCTCTCAGGGGCCGCCGTCCCCCGAGCGGCCGCACACTCCGACCGACAGAGAGCCGTCGCCCAAACTGCACCTGGATCTGTTCAACTTCGACTCGCCGGCCGCAGAGGGCAGCCGCTACGTGTTGACGAGCCCTCACTCTCTGGAGGCGTGCGCCCGCTGCGGGGTCAAACCCGTGGAGCTCCTGCCTCGCCCGCTGGCCGACTTCGCCCGGGAGGCCCCCGGCCGCTCCATGCGCGTCGCGGCGGGCCTGTTCGAGGTCTACGAGAGGGACCGGCACGCCAAGCTGAGGCagtgcagggaggagagggagaggatcgtccgagaggagaaaaggaggattcTGCAGGCGACGGTGAACACCGGCGGCGCTGCGTCAGCCCCCGCTGTAGAGCAGCAGCTCAGtacctcctccggctcctctcAGCCGGCTAAATCTGGGCCGGTGACCTCCAGCTCGGCCCCCGATAGAGCCTCCAGGGCCACGGCGCCGGCTCCAACGTTAAAAGCGACTTCTGCTTTCTCATCTAAAGCCCCAAGTACATCCCCTAAATCTCAGTCCTCAAAAGCCGCTGCCGCAACCTCCACGCCGTCCTCCAAAGGTGGTTTCCATGGATCTGCGAAGCCTCCGCCGGAACAAGCAAAAAGCCCGCGGCCGCTCTCGTCCGGCCCCCCGCCGCCAGTCGGGAAGTCAGGTAAATCTTCCAACACTTTCCCCAGGTCGACACCCAAGACTCCCTCCTTCCCCAGAGCCAACTCCACATTAACGCCGTCGGTGAAGAGGCCGGCGGGTCAGAGCTCCGGGGCCCCTCTGAACGGCGTGACGGGACCTGCGTTCTCCGAGCACAACGGGCACCCCGGCCCTCCCGCCAGGGCGCCAGGAAAGAGCCATTCACTGGAGTCCCTACAGCGGAGGATGGAGCCggtctgctcctccacctccaacaccaccaccaccacgtgcACCTCGTCCGAGTCGGGCGCCTCCTCCTCTTACAGCTGGGACGGCGCGCGGGATCACTGGGCGAAGGCCTCCAGTCCTCGGGCCCGCACCATGGCCACCTTCAACTCCCTGATGGGCCGCAGCCTCAGCCTGGGCGACCTCAGCCACTCGCTGCAGACGACGCAGAAAGTGGAGCGCATCGTGAGGGAGGTGAAGCGGCGGGGCCTCAAGGCCGTGTCCGAGCGCGACCGCAAGATCGCCTCCCTGATGCTCGCCCGGTACCAGGAGGAGGACATCATGAGCCAGACGCGCTACGTGGCCCACCTCCAGTGGGACAGCGAGCGCAGGATGGACGAGCTGCGGCGGGAGCAGGAGGACCGCGAGAAGCAGCGTGCCGTGCTCCAGTGCCAGCGGGTGTGGCAGACCCAGGTGTCCCTGCGGCAGCGGCGGCTCAGCCAGCAGGAGCGGCTGTCGGCGGCCGCCAGGATGCGCCAGGCCGAGGAGAGCGAGGGGCGCTGGAGGGAGCTCGCCGAGCAGCAGGAGCGTGGCCGCCTGCTGAGGTTCCAGCAGACGGCGCGCGAGGAGAAGCATAAGAAGGCTCTTCAGGAGCAGAACCTGAGggccctggaggaggagcgggcgGCCATGCTGGAGCAGGAGAGgctgctgctgaaggagaaGCTCACCATGGCCGAGCTGAAGAGGCAAGAGAAGGAGCACCAGGGCCAGGAGGACCGGCGGGGTCTGAACAAAGCGGAGAAGAGGCGCCACGCCGCCCTCATACAGGAGATCGCCCGccgggagcaggaggagagggaggaggccaGGAGGGCGGCGGAGGAGAAGCTCAGCCGCTCGCTGGAGAACTACGAGCAGATCGTCGAGCGCCGAGGCCTGGAGCTCAAGGAGAAGGCCAAGCGCGAGGGGAAGCAGATCCAGAAGGCGCGCAAGGCGGCGGAGAAGCgcgagaagcagcagcagcagcagatggaggcCCGCGCCAAGGAGGCGGAGAAACGGGCCCAGCAGGCGGCGCTCGTGGCCGAGGAGAAGGCCAAGGAGAAGTCCCAGCGGGCGGTCCACACCcggcaggagaaggagaagctcCAGAGGCTGAACAGGCAGcgggtggaagaggaggagaggcagaggcgcctggagctgctgcagtccatcgagaggaagctggagaagaGCGAGCAGATCTTCAAGGAGAAGCGGGCGGTGCTGGAGAGCGCCCGCTCCGTGGCCCGGGCCTCCTTCCACGTGCGGGACAAAGTGCGGGAGGAGACCAACATGCGTACCTTTGATAAAATGGCCCTGGAAGCTCAACTGAAAGCCAGCCTGGATGAGAAATGA